One window from the genome of Alkalihalobacillus sp. LMS6 encodes:
- a CDS encoding nitroreductase family protein, whose protein sequence is MSKWSRLFKKDIQTDNSTWENPVPPGMQKEGTEKADDDFYQAIENRRSIYVLSKDTVQSDKEIKALIEQNLQSIPFYRDTPSSRIVLLLHDEHDRFWQQTRQTLRSIMDYSDFVDTQAKLEMFEHAYGTILFFEDEETFSSSYTESIAQQYAGMLQFSIWVSLEANGFGASLQHYNPMIDDEVKRTWNLPSSWKLGAQMPFGRPHEYPNAKEFRPMNTRFKIEDS, encoded by the coding sequence ATGAGTAAATGGTCTCGTTTGTTTAAAAAAGATATACAAACAGATAATTCAACATGGGAAAATCCAGTTCCACCTGGGATGCAAAAAGAAGGTACAGAAAAAGCAGACGACGATTTCTATCAAGCCATAGAAAATCGACGATCGATTTATGTATTAAGCAAAGATACTGTTCAATCTGATAAAGAAATTAAAGCGTTAATTGAGCAAAACTTGCAATCCATTCCTTTTTATAGAGATACCCCATCAAGCCGTATTGTTTTGCTTCTTCATGATGAACATGATCGGTTTTGGCAACAAACACGTCAAACATTACGCTCCATCATGGACTACAGTGATTTTGTTGATACACAAGCGAAACTTGAAATGTTTGAACATGCATATGGGACCATTCTTTTCTTTGAAGATGAAGAAACGTTCTCCTCTTCTTACACAGAATCGATAGCGCAACAATATGCAGGTATGCTCCAATTCTCCATCTGGGTATCTCTTGAAGCAAATGGTTTTGGTGCGTCCCTTCAACACTACAACCCAATGATAGACGATGAGGTAAAACGAACTTGGAACCTTCCATCAAGCTGGAAACTCGGCGCACAAATGCCGTTCGGAAGACCGCACGAATATCCAAATGCAAAAGAGTTTCGCCCTATGAATACGCGCTTTAAGATTGAAGATTCGTGA
- a CDS encoding GNAT family N-acetyltransferase, with the protein MIRKATSHDLKKIEEMAIRATKKMNAEGSDQWDKQYPTIQHFEKDLAEGSLFVYEQDETVVGSITVDQTFAPEYRSESLTWSDVQDHAGTFHRLLVDPETRKAGIAASLITYAEEHCQRQGLKAMHIDTYALNEKAQQLFSKYGYTKVGTLQFPGKEAQFIGFEKKLH; encoded by the coding sequence ATGATTCGTAAAGCAACATCACATGATTTAAAAAAAATTGAGGAAATGGCGATTCGCGCAACAAAGAAAATGAATGCGGAAGGAAGTGACCAGTGGGACAAACAGTACCCAACCATTCAGCACTTTGAAAAAGATCTTGCCGAAGGATCGCTATTTGTGTATGAACAAGATGAAACAGTAGTTGGCTCCATTACCGTTGACCAGACGTTTGCACCAGAATATCGCAGCGAATCATTAACATGGTCTGACGTTCAAGATCATGCCGGAACATTTCATCGACTATTAGTCGACCCGGAAACGAGAAAAGCTGGAATTGCCGCTTCACTAATTACGTATGCAGAAGAGCACTGTCAGCGACAAGGATTAAAAGCGATGCACATCGATACGTACGCATTAAATGAAAAAGCTCAACAACTCTTTTCTAAATATGGCTATACAAAAGTTGGAACACTCCAATTTCCTGGTAAAGAAGCGCAATTCATTGGATTCGAGAAAAAGCTCCATTAA
- the map gene encoding type I methionyl aminopeptidase yields MITLKSKREQSMMHEAGKLLAACHKQLSDQIKPGVTTAELDRFVEDYLKKNGATPEQKGYNGYKYATCASINDEICHGFPRSTPLQDGDIVTIDSVFNLNGALADSAWTYAVGTPSPEAQALMDVTHRALYEGIKQAKVGNRIGDIGHAIQSYVEPKGYAVVRDFTGHGIGPTLHEPPQILHYGSPGKGLRLKEGMVITIEPMINIGEYPSKLDSNGWTARTVDGSLSAQYEHTLVITADGPLILTDQGDAHLYL; encoded by the coding sequence TTGATTACTCTTAAGTCTAAACGAGAACAAAGTATGATGCATGAAGCAGGGAAATTGCTTGCAGCATGCCACAAACAATTATCCGATCAAATCAAACCTGGTGTAACAACCGCTGAGCTTGATCGTTTTGTAGAAGATTATTTAAAAAAGAACGGTGCTACACCAGAACAAAAAGGCTACAACGGTTATAAATATGCCACTTGTGCGTCTATTAATGATGAGATTTGTCATGGATTCCCTCGATCGACACCTTTACAAGATGGGGATATTGTGACGATTGATTCCGTCTTTAATTTAAATGGTGCACTCGCTGACTCCGCATGGACGTATGCTGTCGGTACGCCATCTCCAGAAGCACAAGCCTTAATGGATGTAACCCATCGTGCCCTGTATGAAGGCATTAAACAAGCTAAAGTTGGAAACCGTATCGGCGATATTGGTCACGCGATTCAATCCTATGTCGAACCAAAAGGCTATGCTGTTGTACGCGATTTTACAGGTCACGGAATTGGACCAACCTTACATGAACCACCCCAGATCCTTCATTACGGCTCACCTGGGAAAGGTCTTCGTTTAAAAGAAGGCATGGTCATTACGATTGAACCTATGATCAACATTGGCGAATACCCAAGCAAACTTGATTCCAATGGCTGGACGGCTCGAACGGTAGATGGCTCTTTATCAGCTCAATACGAGCATACACTCGTCATTACCGCAGACGGTCCACTTATATTAACGGATCAAGGGGATGCACATTTGTACCTGTAA
- a CDS encoding aminotransferase class I/II-fold pyridoxal phosphate-dependent enzyme, whose translation MLANLKQLSSEHLQQRLTELKEQFETYKQANMTLDMSRGKPSPEQLDLSNEMLSILDHHDRTAENGVDIRNYGQLDGIPEAKSWFASILHVEASQVIVGGNSSLSMMHDTVARGLLKGVEAEAKPWSSYGQVKFLCPSPGYDRHFAICEFLGVDMIPVSMTDKGPDMDEVEALVREDETIKGMWCVPKYSNPEGVTYSDDVVKRLASMDTKADDFRIFWDNAYTIHHLTDQPDELADIMAEAKAAGHPNRVYVFASTSKVTFPGAGISAFVSSEDNVAFTKKQLGFQTIGADKINQLRHVRFFEQQGGVEPLMKKHAAIIKPKFDLVIEKLQEKLGDKGIVNWTEPNGGYFISVNTEEGCAKRIVSLCKEAGLTLTGAGATFPYGKDPLDRNIRIAPTFPTVEELKQAMDVFCDCVELVTIERWQSN comes from the coding sequence ATGTTGGCTAATCTAAAACAATTATCGTCTGAACACCTTCAACAACGATTAACAGAACTAAAAGAACAATTTGAAACGTATAAGCAAGCTAATATGACGTTAGATATGTCTCGGGGGAAGCCGAGCCCAGAACAACTTGATCTCTCAAATGAGATGCTATCAATTCTTGATCATCATGATCGAACTGCAGAGAATGGTGTGGACATTCGAAATTATGGTCAATTAGACGGTATTCCTGAAGCGAAATCTTGGTTTGCTTCCATTCTTCATGTAGAAGCATCACAAGTTATTGTTGGCGGCAATTCTAGTTTATCGATGATGCACGATACAGTGGCTCGTGGATTATTAAAGGGTGTTGAGGCAGAAGCAAAGCCGTGGTCATCATACGGACAAGTGAAGTTTTTATGTCCATCTCCAGGATACGATCGTCATTTTGCAATTTGTGAATTTCTAGGGGTTGACATGATCCCAGTTTCGATGACAGATAAAGGGCCAGATATGGACGAAGTTGAAGCGCTTGTACGTGAAGATGAAACCATTAAAGGTATGTGGTGTGTACCAAAATATAGCAACCCTGAAGGCGTGACGTACTCAGACGACGTCGTAAAACGACTAGCGTCTATGGATACAAAAGCCGATGACTTCAGAATTTTTTGGGACAACGCGTATACGATTCATCATTTAACCGATCAACCAGATGAATTGGCTGATATTATGGCAGAAGCAAAAGCGGCAGGCCATCCAAATCGTGTGTACGTATTTGCTTCCACATCAAAAGTGACGTTCCCTGGCGCAGGCATTTCAGCGTTTGTATCGTCAGAAGACAACGTTGCTTTCACAAAAAAACAGCTTGGTTTTCAAACGATTGGCGCCGATAAAATTAATCAACTACGGCATGTTCGCTTTTTTGAACAACAAGGTGGCGTTGAGCCTTTAATGAAAAAGCATGCAGCAATTATTAAACCAAAGTTTGACCTTGTTATTGAAAAGCTTCAAGAAAAGCTAGGGGATAAAGGCATCGTCAACTGGACTGAACCAAATGGCGGGTACTTTATTAGCGTTAACACCGAGGAAGGGTGCGCAAAACGGATCGTCTCTCTTTGTAAGGAAGCAGGTCTCACGTTAACAGGAGCTGGTGCGACATTCCCATACGGAAAAGATCCACTTGATCGTAATATTCGGATCGCGCCAACCTTTCCAACTGTAGAGGAATTAAAACAAGCAATGGACGTTTTCTGTGATTGTGTAGAACTTGTTACAATTGAGCGATGGCAGTCCAATTAA
- a CDS encoding PstS family phosphate ABC transporter substrate-binding protein: MVLTKMIRLVVLSTILGIGLITVIICAFLGVSMFYLWFISAATMCVLIYVTLMFYQWHRPGFRRMFFISMIVVGIVSIYTYEQRNGDLQTIEEPYIPLEQWEPFHPNRPLEFREEDVSASFDSIQIAGSSFLYPLYSSFIEAIVSGEDPLQAQQKLSASSQPLDELNDSNTVVFMPEYLLPADESYETTPIANDALVFFTHQDQEVIGLNRDQVQAIYNGDIANWSQVGGTVQSIRNYQRDEEDSQLAFEWFMRGEPSSSLMEDSIGMNQSETSVVATYENYETAIGYTFFSNYQYAASDHHIQALAIDDTEPTQQAISLKNYPISITIYAVTLPNPSEELNQFIEWLQADQAQTIVEAVGFGTIEDEQ, translated from the coding sequence ATGGTTTTAACAAAAATGATACGCCTAGTTGTGCTATCAACGATTTTAGGAATTGGCCTAATTACAGTCATTATATGTGCGTTCCTCGGTGTGTCTATGTTTTATTTATGGTTTATTTCTGCCGCTACCATGTGTGTGCTTATTTATGTAACGCTTATGTTTTACCAATGGCACCGACCAGGGTTTCGAAGAATGTTTTTTATTAGTATGATTGTTGTCGGCATCGTGAGCATTTATACATATGAGCAGCGAAATGGCGATTTACAAACAATTGAAGAACCATACATACCTTTAGAACAGTGGGAACCCTTCCATCCAAATCGACCTCTCGAATTTAGAGAAGAAGATGTATCGGCTTCATTCGATTCTATTCAAATTGCGGGTTCATCCTTCCTTTACCCTCTATATAGTTCGTTTATCGAAGCGATTGTTTCGGGTGAAGATCCACTTCAAGCACAACAGAAGCTATCAGCATCTTCTCAGCCGCTTGATGAACTCAATGATTCAAACACCGTTGTTTTTATGCCAGAATACCTCTTGCCAGCAGACGAATCGTACGAAACGACTCCTATCGCGAATGATGCATTGGTCTTTTTCACTCATCAAGACCAAGAAGTAATTGGGTTAAATCGTGACCAAGTTCAAGCTATTTATAACGGTGACATCGCAAATTGGTCACAGGTAGGTGGAACTGTTCAAAGCATTCGTAACTACCAAAGAGATGAAGAAGATAGTCAACTAGCGTTTGAATGGTTTATGCGTGGAGAGCCGTCTTCTAGTTTGATGGAAGATTCAATTGGAATGAATCAATCCGAAACATCGGTAGTCGCGACTTATGAAAATTACGAAACCGCGATTGGGTATACATTTTTTAGCAACTATCAATATGCAGCGTCTGACCATCACATTCAAGCACTTGCTATTGATGATACAGAGCCAACTCAACAAGCTATTAGTCTAAAGAACTATCCGATTTCCATTACGATATACGCCGTTACGTTACCAAATCCTTCAGAAGAACTCAACCAATTTATAGAATGGCTTCAAGCCGATCAAGCTCAGACGATCGTAGAAGCAGTAGGATTTGGAACAATTGAGGACGAACAGTAA
- a CDS encoding flavin reductase family protein encodes MDDRLFKTAMSKFTTGVTVVTTELENEVHGMTANAFLSVSLDPKLILVSVDNKARMKPVIEQAGSFAVSILAEGHEDISMHFARQKEKEDLALTNFAGLPTIDGAIATIACDLYDTSVQGDHTLFIGKVKDVAVTDREPLVYYQGGYKKI; translated from the coding sequence ATGGATGATCGTTTATTTAAAACCGCAATGAGTAAATTTACAACAGGTGTTACGGTTGTCACAACGGAGCTTGAGAATGAGGTTCACGGTATGACAGCGAATGCCTTTTTATCTGTATCGCTTGACCCGAAACTAATTCTTGTATCGGTCGATAATAAAGCAAGAATGAAACCTGTAATCGAGCAAGCAGGTTCGTTTGCAGTGAGTATATTAGCAGAAGGTCATGAAGACATTTCCATGCATTTTGCTCGTCAAAAAGAAAAAGAAGATCTAGCGTTAACGAATTTTGCTGGACTACCAACCATTGATGGTGCGATTGCTACGATCGCATGTGATTTATATGATACGAGTGTGCAAGGCGACCACACGCTATTTATAGGTAAAGTGAAAGATGTAGCTGTAACAGACAGGGAACCACTTGTGTATTATCAAGGTGGCTATAAGAAGATTTAA
- a CDS encoding peptidylprolyl isomerase has translation MKYLVVLVASLFIVTACGSSEEPNPANEAQAPEETNESTGEGVPDVPVEAGDTPVATIQMENGGEVIVELYPEHAPVTVNNFVALAEDHFYEGLTFHRIIEGFMIQGGDPSGNGSGGPGYGIKGEFESNDVDNPIKHERGVISMARAQGMDTAGSQFFIMHEDNAQLDGNYAAFGKVTSGMNVVDAIATMETNGETPAPGEEPIIQSITIER, from the coding sequence GTGAAATATCTAGTTGTGTTAGTAGCGAGCCTGTTTATCGTGACAGCTTGTGGTTCCTCTGAAGAACCGAATCCAGCTAATGAAGCGCAAGCTCCAGAAGAAACGAACGAGTCAACAGGTGAAGGTGTTCCTGACGTTCCTGTTGAAGCAGGTGATACGCCAGTTGCAACAATCCAGATGGAAAATGGTGGAGAAGTCATTGTTGAACTCTACCCTGAACATGCACCTGTTACGGTTAATAATTTTGTCGCATTGGCAGAAGATCATTTCTATGAAGGTCTAACCTTTCATCGAATTATTGAAGGGTTTATGATTCAAGGTGGAGATCCATCCGGAAATGGTTCCGGCGGACCGGGTTATGGCATTAAAGGTGAATTTGAAAGCAACGACGTAGATAACCCTATTAAGCATGAACGTGGTGTTATCTCAATGGCTCGTGCACAAGGAATGGATACAGCCGGCTCCCAATTCTTTATTATGCATGAAGATAATGCGCAATTAGATGGAAATTATGCCGCGTTTGGAAAAGTGACGTCTGGTATGAACGTTGTAGATGCGATTGCCACGATGGAGACGAATGGAGAAACACCAGCTCCAGGTGAGGAACCGATCATTCAATCCATTACAATCGAACGATAA
- the fni gene encoding type 2 isopentenyl-diphosphate Delta-isomerase, whose protein sequence is MSREQRKQDHIQEAIQQHHTRSPFDDIHFIHQTLATSTFDHCKLETTFLNQTISAPFLINAMTGGGGEKTTRINQQLAEAARHFKIPMAVGSQMAAIKEKQQEHTYRIIRDVAPDTFFLANLGAEATVDDALRAIDMIDANALQIHFNHIQELAMPEGDRDFSNRVAHLEDIVAASPVPVIAKEVGFGMTREAVKQLYEVGVHAVDVSGAGGTNFSQIENARRHLPLSFFNNWGIETPTALIEATSLRLPIPLIASGGISSSLDIAKALSLGASFTGMSGLFIKTLQTKGYDALFSCIEQLIEDLRYIMTALNVHSISDLRNVPLLIKGETHHWLTERGIHTKAFAQRT, encoded by the coding sequence ATGTCTAGAGAACAGCGTAAGCAAGATCATATCCAAGAAGCGATCCAACAACATCACACCCGTTCCCCTTTTGACGACATCCATTTTATTCACCAAACCCTTGCAACATCAACGTTTGATCACTGTAAACTAGAAACAACTTTTTTAAACCAAACGATCTCAGCTCCTTTCCTTATTAATGCGATGACTGGTGGAGGTGGCGAAAAAACGACCCGGATCAATCAACAGTTAGCTGAAGCAGCTCGGCACTTTAAAATCCCAATGGCGGTTGGCTCACAAATGGCGGCTATAAAAGAAAAACAACAGGAACACACATACCGAATTATTCGCGATGTTGCGCCAGACACGTTCTTTTTAGCCAATCTAGGAGCCGAAGCTACTGTAGATGATGCATTGCGCGCCATTGACATGATTGATGCAAATGCCCTACAGATTCATTTTAACCACATTCAAGAACTCGCGATGCCAGAGGGAGATCGAGACTTTTCGAATCGAGTCGCTCATTTAGAAGACATCGTCGCTGCGAGTCCAGTCCCTGTTATCGCAAAAGAAGTTGGCTTTGGCATGACACGGGAAGCGGTGAAACAACTTTACGAAGTCGGTGTTCATGCAGTTGATGTGAGTGGAGCCGGCGGGACCAATTTTTCGCAAATTGAAAACGCACGTCGTCACCTACCGCTATCTTTTTTTAACAACTGGGGTATCGAAACGCCTACTGCGCTTATTGAAGCGACATCATTACGACTGCCTATTCCGCTCATTGCATCAGGAGGCATTTCATCAAGCTTAGATATAGCAAAAGCACTTTCTCTCGGTGCTTCATTCACAGGGATGTCAGGACTTTTCATCAAAACGCTTCAAACAAAGGGCTACGATGCGCTTTTTTCATGTATAGAGCAACTCATCGAAGACTTGCGCTACATTATGACTGCCTTAAACGTTCATTCCATTTCCGATTTAAGAAACGTCCCTCTTTTAATAAAAGGAGAGACGCATCATTGGCTAACGGAACGAGGCATTCATACAAAAGCGTTTGCTCAACGTACGTAA
- the mgtE gene encoding magnesium transporter, whose translation MDKLKTDRKRNEYKKEIVKHLESRNLKAFRETFLELHPTDQVELFHEIERPQQKQVLLFLSPAEFADLFEGLELEDQLIVFEGLSYQYAVSMFNTMSADDVADFLAEIDSDRADDILSSMDLEEAKRVEELMSYAPKTAGAIMTKEFVRLSVESSAKEVIAELRESAPNAETIYYLYVVDQQQKLAGVVSLRDLIIATPEMTVEEIMSTQVVSVSEHEDQEDVARLIKEYDFLAVPVVTPEKRLVGIITVDDVIDVLEEETTEDFDEFAATRGATDLSLTAVTAARKRAPWLILLMFFGLITANIIGQFESTLEQVVLLAAFMPLIMGTAGNTGTQSLAVAVRGIATGSFDRGGVWKTVKRELGTGVILGIVCMVVLMGIIYVFYNGDFILAFTVGFSLFAALSVAAVIGATVPVAINKLKIDPAVASGPFITTLNDIISLMIYFTIATTLLDQLL comes from the coding sequence ATGGATAAATTAAAAACAGACCGGAAACGGAATGAATATAAAAAAGAAATTGTTAAACACCTTGAGTCTCGAAACTTAAAAGCGTTTCGCGAAACATTTCTAGAATTGCACCCTACGGACCAAGTCGAACTTTTTCATGAGATTGAACGCCCACAACAAAAGCAAGTGTTGCTTTTTCTAAGTCCAGCTGAATTCGCTGACCTGTTTGAAGGATTAGAACTAGAAGACCAACTCATTGTCTTTGAAGGCTTAAGCTATCAATATGCTGTCTCCATGTTCAATACAATGTCTGCCGATGATGTAGCGGATTTTCTAGCTGAAATTGATTCTGATCGAGCAGATGACATCTTAAGTTCAATGGACTTAGAAGAAGCAAAACGAGTCGAAGAACTAATGTCTTACGCACCTAAAACAGCTGGTGCCATTATGACAAAAGAGTTCGTGCGCTTATCTGTTGAATCATCTGCCAAAGAAGTCATTGCCGAACTTCGAGAATCCGCTCCTAATGCGGAAACGATTTACTATCTTTATGTTGTTGATCAACAGCAAAAACTAGCAGGTGTTGTCTCGTTACGAGACTTAATCATCGCTACACCAGAAATGACGGTCGAAGAAATCATGAGTACACAAGTGGTATCTGTTAGCGAGCATGAAGACCAAGAAGATGTCGCTCGCTTAATTAAAGAATACGATTTCCTTGCTGTACCTGTTGTCACACCAGAAAAACGACTTGTCGGAATCATTACAGTCGATGACGTCATCGATGTATTAGAAGAAGAAACAACCGAGGACTTTGATGAATTTGCTGCAACAAGAGGGGCAACAGATCTTTCCTTAACTGCCGTTACAGCAGCACGTAAGCGAGCGCCATGGTTAATTCTTCTAATGTTCTTCGGCTTAATTACCGCTAATATTATTGGTCAATTTGAGTCGACGCTCGAACAAGTTGTGTTGCTCGCCGCCTTTATGCCGCTCATTATGGGTACCGCTGGTAACACGGGGACACAATCTTTAGCTGTTGCCGTACGTGGTATCGCGACTGGATCATTTGATCGCGGTGGTGTATGGAAAACCGTTAAACGTGAACTTGGTACTGGTGTCATTCTTGGGATTGTATGTATGGTCGTACTGATGGGTATTATCTATGTCTTTTACAACGGTGACTTTATTTTAGCATTTACGGTAGGTTTCTCTCTCTTCGCTGCATTAAGTGTTGCTGCAGTGATTGGCGCAACGGTTCCTGTCGCAATTAACAAATTAAAGATCGATCCTGCTGTTGCATCAGGCCCTTTTATTACAACACTCAATGACATTATTAGTTTAATGATTTATTTCACGATCGCAACGACCCTTCTTGATCAACTCTTATAA
- a CDS encoding DUF3900 domain-containing protein, whose product MDFSIRYVSFFVVEIDPQKDSRSYDHYQTMDEELFDRSALSHFLEGELKRIVKRKALSHPNHAQAPTKIGQFVTEGEHPLDSNPNYALFQRALLAATIDDFKKESVSFVETYLSTSAVRGGVFLVCQAKPKKYFDDPFLFLLKCDFQDDIAVLSDATTLLKKVERAITTKNMKSIQYPYMIEEGMLEHDKVKIHQASHARYFEDFLPFVEYGDPMPEVIKTQVHTMVQDHVNEVYTSDSTEKQEMEERLESWSVSETRELQEQLNHHQVVEATAAITAHIPDSKTTIKLGDVVVKFPLEVYGTNVHLAKLNDRYVLVVDAEQVTFDKHASPIEFLKPDHLEAVIQRMQQDDE is encoded by the coding sequence ATGGATTTTTCGATTCGATACGTATCTTTTTTTGTGGTTGAAATTGATCCACAAAAAGACAGCCGCTCATATGATCATTACCAAACGATGGATGAAGAGCTATTTGATCGCAGCGCTTTATCTCACTTTCTTGAAGGTGAATTAAAACGAATTGTAAAGCGGAAGGCGCTGTCTCATCCAAACCACGCTCAAGCACCTACAAAAATTGGTCAATTTGTAACAGAAGGTGAGCATCCACTTGATTCAAATCCTAACTATGCCTTGTTTCAGCGAGCGTTACTTGCTGCTACAATTGATGATTTTAAGAAAGAAAGCGTGTCTTTTGTTGAAACCTATCTAAGTACGAGCGCCGTTCGTGGAGGGGTTTTTCTTGTATGTCAGGCAAAACCGAAGAAATACTTTGACGACCCATTTTTATTTCTTTTAAAATGTGATTTTCAAGACGATATCGCGGTTTTAAGTGATGCCACTACACTCTTAAAAAAAGTTGAACGCGCCATCACAACGAAAAATATGAAATCTATTCAATATCCATACATGATTGAAGAAGGCATGCTTGAGCATGACAAAGTGAAAATCCACCAAGCCTCTCATGCCCGCTATTTCGAAGATTTTTTACCATTTGTGGAGTATGGCGATCCTATGCCAGAAGTCATTAAAACGCAGGTTCATACGATGGTTCAAGATCATGTAAATGAAGTATACACATCCGATAGCACCGAAAAACAAGAAATGGAAGAACGGCTTGAATCGTGGTCCGTTAGTGAAACAAGAGAGCTACAGGAGCAGCTCAATCACCATCAAGTTGTTGAAGCAACAGCGGCTATTACCGCGCACATACCTGATTCCAAAACAACCATTAAACTAGGTGATGTTGTTGTGAAATTTCCATTGGAAGTTTATGGAACAAATGTCCATTTGGCAAAATTAAACGACCGCTACGTGCTCGTAGTCGATGCGGAGCAGGTGACGTTTGATAAGCATGCTTCGCCAATTGAGTTTTTAAAGCCTGATCATCTAGAGGCGGTTATTCAACGGATGCAGCAAGACGACGAGTAA
- a CDS encoding MarR family winged helix-turn-helix transcriptional regulator, translated as MKTDEQDSLKLFTVLTRAMQSVKTNVEFDIKKHGFNPTEFAVLELLYSKGDQTVQKIGQKVLIASSSITYVVDKLEKKEMVVRKPSPTDRRVTFVSITAKGTDWMDAVFPKHAAALSSIFSPLEANEKKALIDYLKRVGLHAEETTQ; from the coding sequence ATGAAAACAGACGAACAAGACTCATTAAAACTATTTACGGTTTTAACGAGAGCGATGCAATCTGTTAAAACAAATGTAGAATTCGATATAAAGAAACACGGTTTTAATCCGACAGAGTTTGCCGTACTTGAACTCCTCTATTCCAAAGGAGACCAAACCGTTCAGAAAATTGGTCAAAAAGTATTAATCGCAAGCAGTAGCATTACTTACGTAGTTGACAAGCTTGAAAAAAAAGAGATGGTCGTTCGGAAACCTAGTCCAACGGATCGTCGAGTAACGTTTGTTTCCATAACTGCTAAAGGGACGGACTGGATGGATGCCGTGTTCCCTAAACATGCAGCTGCACTTAGTTCAATTTTCTCACCACTTGAAGCAAATGAGAAAAAAGCGTTAATCGACTATTTGAAGCGTGTCGGCCTCCATGCAGAAGAAACAACACAATAA